TGAGACGGGGAAGTATTTTTCATCAATCACTCTTCCGGATACAGTCATTTTACCCGATGCAAAAATATTTGAACCCAAGCCAAAGAACAAAATACAAAATACTACAACGGAAAAGTTTTTAGTCATATAAAATTAAGTTTGATATTTACTTGTTATGTTTCAAGTCTGGTAATTTCATCGCGGAGCTCTGCTGCTCTTTCAAATTCCAGATCCTTTGCTGCGTTCACCATTTCTTTTCGCAGCTGGTCAATGAGTTCTTTACGCTGTTCTTTATTAATTTTATTCTGTACGGGGTCAGTTATAATGCTGAGCGAAGATTTTTTTCTTTCAGGGGCTTTCTTTCCTTTGCGTTCATCGTACTTGGTTTTATTATCTGCAACAATAGTTGCCGACATGATTTCCTCGTATGATTTTAAAATGGTAGTCGGTTCAATTCCGTGTTTCTCGTTATACTCGGTTTGTATTATTCTTCTTCGGGTCGTTTCTTTTATAACTTTGTCCATGGAGTCGGTGATTTTATCAGCGTACATTATCACAAGTCCGTTTGAGTTTCTTGCCGTTCTTCCTGCAGTCTGCATAAGCGATTTTTCCGAGCGGAGAAATCCTTCTTTATCTGCATCAAGAATTGCAACAAGGGAAACTTCGGGTAAATCCAAGCCCTCTCTGAGAAGGTTTACTCCGATGAGTGCATCGTATTCACCAAGGCGCAAACTTCTGAGCAAGGTTATTCTTTCAAGTGAATCAACTTCAGAGTGCATGTATTTTACACGTATACCTATACCGATTAAATAATCAGTAAGGTCTTCACTCATTCTTTTTGTAAGAGTGGTTACAAGCGTTCTTTCTTTTTTAGCTGCGCGGACCCTTATTTCGTTTATAAGGTCATCAATCTGATTTTTTACAGGGCGTACTTCAATCTGCGGATCAAGTAATCCCGTCGGTCTGATAATCTGTTCAACAACCACGCCTTCGCTCTTGGTTAATTCATAATCTCCGGGAGTAGCGCTTACGTAAATTGCCTGGTTGACCATTGATTCCCATTCGGCAAAAGTCATAGGTCTGTTATCCAGCGCTGAAGGAAGACGGAAGCCGTAATCGACAAGAGTTGTCTTTCGCATTCTGTCGCCGTTGTACATTCCTCCTATTTGAGGAATAGTAACGTGTGACTCATCGACAACAAGTAAAAAATCTTTAGGGAAGTAATCGAATAAGCAAGAAGGACGCGAGCCTGCAGGTCTGCCATCGAGATGACGTGAATAGTTTTCTATTCCATTGCAGTAGCCGATTTCCTGAATCATTTCGATATCGAAATTAGTACGCTGCTCTATACGCTGGGCTTCAATAAATTTTCCCTGCTGTTTGAAGAATTCTATCTGCTGTTCAAGCTCAGCTCTTATATTTACAATTGAGTTCTCAAGTTTTTCTTTATTGGTAACGAAGTACTTTGCAGGATATAAAACGCAGCTTTCATCAACGCCGATAACTTTGCCGTCAGCGCGGTTTATATATGAGATTTTTTCGATTCGGTCATCGAACATCTCGACACGGATTCCTGTTTCGTCTTCGTATGCGGCAATGATTTCTACAGTATCTCCGCGGACTCTGAATGTGCCGCGTTTGAAATCTATATCGTTGCGGACATAGTGAATATCAATTAAGTTAGATAGCAATTGTTTGCGAGTAATTTTCTGGCCTCTTTTAAGAACAATCATTTGCTCAGCATATTCTTCCGGAGCGCCGATACCGTAAATACATGATACCGATGAAACAACGATGACATCTTTTCTTCCTTCAAGAATGGAAGCAGTTGCTCTTAATCTGAGCCTGTCTATTTCCTCGTTGATGGATAAATCTTTTTGTATGTAAGTATCCGATGAAGGAATATAAGCTTCCGGCTGAAAGTAATCGTAGTATGATATAAAAAACTCTACGCGATTATTAGGAAAGAATTTTTTGAACTCTCCGTAAAGCTGCGCAGCAAGAGTTTTATTATGCGACATGACCAACACAGGCCTGCCGATATTCTGAATGACATTTGAGATTGAAAACGTTTTCCCGGAGCCCGTGACTCCCAGAAAAGTCTGATGCTTATCACCGCGTCTTACGCCTTCTGTTAATTCTTTAATTGCCTGAGGCTGGTCACCTTTCGGTTTATATGATGATTCTAACTGGTATTTCATTTAATGATGTATAAAAAGTTTAAAATATTACTTACAAATAGCTGTAATTTCAAGATAATCTGCTATCTTAACAAAACCTAATTTTTCGTAACAATGTATAGCTGTGGAGTTTTCCGAATGGACGTTTAATCCTATAACTTCAACATTTTTAAATAGTTCCTTGCACAAACATGCAGTTACTTTAGTCGCATAACCTTTGCCGCGGGAGTTTGGGTGAGTTGTAATGCTCCCAAGAGCAGCGACTTTATATTCCGGAGAGTAAACATGAATGCCTGCAACGGCTTCAATTTTACCCTCTTCACGAATGCCGTAGAACATTCCTGTTTCGAGCATGCGCTCGATGAAACTGTTTCCCGGATATGCATCTTCGTAAAAAGCATTAAGTTCTTCTTTGTTAACAATTGTAAACTGTTCAACATTCGTAATATCAATGTTATCAAGTTTTGAAGAATCAGTCAGACTCATTTTTAAATATTTCCCTTCATGATTTAATGTATAATTTTCTTCAAGAACATTTTCGATACCGGTTGAAATATGAAAATAGATTTTATCGGGAAGAATATCTGACATTTGAGAAATAGCTTTCTTTAAATTTTCTATATTGTTTTCATTGGAGAGTGCAATAACAACGTTGGGGTTTGCTTCCCTGTAAATCATAACGACGGATTTCAATTCATCGTTATCATAGTATCCATAGAACTCTGTATGCGGCCAGTAAAATTCATCAAGGTCGCCCAGCTGATAAATATTCAGTGCTGTATTTTTGCGGAAGAATTTCTCTAAGACTGTTTTATCTTTTATTAATTGGATGCTCATAGTTTTGATTTTTGAGAAGTGATGAATTGCTTTTGCACGGGGCGCCTCGTGCCGAATTTATCGGCACACATTCAAATAGATAAATTGAATTTTCAATTTATCTATTTGAATGCCTGAACCTCCGGTTCAGGAGGCGCCCCCACGTACAGCCGGTTGAAAATTATACTATTTCGGTAATTAGATTTATTTCTTTGAGGACGGAATTGATCTGATTTAGCTCTTCCATCTCACCGGATTTTACTACTGCTTTGCCTTTTGTGTGCGCAATGATTGCAATCTGTTCACACTGAATTATATCGTAACCCGTTGCCTTCTGCAGCTGCGTTATTACATCATCGTAAAAATGATTTGAATTGTACAGTATAAGTCTGCGCATTTCATCCGTATCATCAAAATGAATTTCTTTCTCTAATTCTTTTATTCCCATTACTAATGACATAACATCTTTTTTACTTTCTTGAAAACTGACATATCGCTTCACAGATATAATCCTGTTTATCGCGGGGACCCGTACTGCTTCCTCCAAAACCGTTCATTGCGATAAAGAATATCAAAAGTTCTGAATCTCTCGAGACAGCATATCCTGATAAAGTGCTTACTGAATTAATTGTACCTGTTTTAGCGTGAATATTTCCTTCGGCTTCTGTACCTATCATGCGCTTAGAAAGCGTTCCGTCTTTCCCTGCTATAGGAAGCGTTCGATAGAAGAAGTCAAATATCTTTTCATCGTCATACATGTACTTAAGCATTCTGATATATAGATCCGATGTGACTGCGTTATAACGTGTGAGACCTGAACCTTCAAGAATTTCAAATGAACTTCTTGAGTTTCCCATACCGACTAAAAAATCGTTAACTGCTTCCTGCCCTTTTTCCAGTGTACCCGGAGCGCCTTTATATTTAGCGCCAATAACTTTGAACATTGTTATTGCAGAATGATTGTCGCTGGTTTTGTTCATGTATGTCATCACATCGAAGATAGAGTGTGAAACATCAGTAATCTGTTTTGCTCCCGTGGGAGTAACACCTGCTACTATAATTCCGCCTAACTGAACATTACCAGACTGAAGCTCTGTCTGCAATAACGATGCAGCTGATGATGCAGGATTATAACCTCCCGAATTTTTATCAAGAGCTAAGGCATTTACATAAGGCCAGTACTGTTTCTTTGTATCGTTTGAGTAGTAATTTGCCAATCCGTAATAAGTATCGTCCAAAAATGATTCATCGTAAATAATATTACCTGTAATTGATGTTATATTTTTTGCTAAAATATTTTTTGCAAGATATCGTATATCGTTAGAATTTAAATCAGGGTCGCCATAACCTTTAATATATAAGTTTCCGTTTATAACTCCGTCAGCAATATTGTTGTCATCGGTATAAATTATGGTTTTAAATTCATAACCCGGTCCCAGATAATTTATCGCTGCTATAGAAGTCACTACTTTTGAAATAGATGCAGGAATCATTTTCTTTTGCGGATTGTACGAGTAAAGCACATCGTATTTATCTGCGCTTACAATCTGCACAGATACACTGTAGTTAACCGAGTTAACTATAGAATCAATTCTGCTTTGTAAAGCTTCAAGCTTGGTAACAGCATGAAGATTTGAAAAAACAAAAAAAAGAAAAACAAGGATGCTAAGCTTTCTTTTCATTTTTAAATTCATATATAAATTTATAAGCTTTATTAATTAAAATTATTGTTTCAGAGTGAACTAAAAAAGCGAAAGACTCTTCTAAGGTGCACCATTTATACGCTGAGATTTCCTCTCCGTCAACTTTTACGAAATCATTATTAACTTCTGCTATATAATAATAAACAGTTTTGTGAATCAGTTCCCCTTTGTGTCCCGAAAATTTATATCTATCTTCAAGTAAAATTTTATCAGAAATTAATTCGATATCATCTATTCCTGTCTCTTCTAAAAGTTCTCTTCGCGCTGTCTGAATTTCTGTTTCATGTTTATCCGGGTGCCCTTTCGGAAAAGCCCAGTGACCGCCGGAATGCCTTATCAATAAAAAATAAACCTGGTTATCTTTATAAAGAAAAACAATTATTCCGATGGATTTATCGTTAACAATTTTCGCGCTCACTTTTTCTTTTTTATTTGATTCCATCTTTCATCCATTTCTTCCAATGTAAGAGCATGAATATCCCTGCCTTCATCTATAAATCCTTTTTCCATTTCTCGGAATCTTGAAGAAAATTTTTCTATAGTTCTTCTTAAAGCATCTTCGGGATTCACATTTATAAATCTTGCATAGTTTACAATTGAAAACAACACATCTCCGAACTCATCTTCGATATCTTCATGCGGCTTCCCTGCTTCAATATTTTCTTTCAGCTCGTTTACTTCTTCAAGAATTTTATTATACACGGGTTCTTTCTCTTTCCAGTCGAAACCAATCTTCGATGCCTTCTCCTGCATTCTGTACGCTTTGAATAGTGCTGGAAGTTCTGCAGGAATTCCATCTATAACTGAATTCCTTCCTTCTTTCATCTTCAGCTTTTCCCAGTTTTGTTTTACCTGAGTACTATTAATATCGCTTTTTTCGCCAAATACATGCGGGTGGCGGTAAATAAGTTTTGCTGTTTCACCTTCCAGAACTTCTTTTAATGTAAAGTCACCTGTTTCCTCTCCCAGTATTGAGTGAAATATCACCTGAAGAATTAAATCACCAAGCTCTTTCTTTAATTCAAGTTTATCATTTTTATCGATGGCTTCAAGGACTTCATAGCTCTCTTCAAGAAGGCATCTTCTCAAAGACTGATGTGTCTGCTCTTTATCCCATGGACATTCTTTTCTCAATCTATAAACTACATCAACAAACTCTTTAAATTTTTCCAGAGTTTCTTTATCTGTTTTGTTGTAATCCTTTTTATCCTGTTCTGCCATAAGAACTAAAATAATTATTTTGAGTTAGTAAGTCAGTGCCATTCTTTAATTATTTACTCGTTTAATTTTAAAGTTAAAATAGTGATATTTGCATAACCCTATAAAACTGCAATGATAGAGACCAATATTAGCTCTTTAAATGAAAGAGAAGAAAAATTTGCTTACAGGATGTCAGAAAGAATTCTGGATGAGTTCAAAGAATTCTACGTCGAGTATTCGAAGGAAAGTGATAAAGCAGCAGTAATAATGGGCATAGAAAAACTGGATAACCTACTTTTTCAGATTCTGAATAAAATCCTTATCCCGAATCCCAGCCAGAAAGATGATTTATTCGATACCGATATGCCGCTTTCTACATTCAGCTCAAAAATAAATCTTTGTTACAGATTAGGAATAGTTGATAACCTTACAACAAAAAGTCTGAACCTGATGAAAAAAATTAAGTCTGACATGATAAATGAAAAAGCTAACGCAAGCTTAACTGCCGGCGCAGCAGCTGACAGAGTAAGAGAGTTACTTTCTAATTTAAATTACAATCAGGAATTGATAGAGTTTGTGCAGGTGTTTGAAGTTGACAGCGATGACCCCGGTGTGCGTTACAGACTCCTTTTAGTTTTCTTTATCACAAAGCTTACGATTATAAGAGATACAATCTCTCCTTTATATTATAAAGAACCGAAATTTAATTTATCGTATTAACCTTATTAAATGAGTGACGAAAAGATAAATTCTTCCAAAGCTCCTGAACCCGTAGGTTTATATCCGCATGCAAGAAGAGTCGGTAATTTATTGTTTCTCTCGGGAGTAGGTCCACGTGAAAGAGGCTCGAAGAAAATTCCCGGAGTTAAGCTTGACGAAAAAGGAAACATTACTTCATACGATATAGAAACTCAATGTCATTCTGTTTTTAAAAATGTAAGATATATACTTGAAGATGCGGGTTCTTCATGGGATAAATTAGTAGATGTAACAGTTTTTCTTACCAACATGAAGGACGACTTCGCTACCTATAATAAAATTTATGCTGAGTATTTCAAGGATAACCAGCCCTGCCGGACAACAATTGAAATAAAATCACTTCCTACTCCGATAGCAATCGAACTCAAATGCATTGCTGTTATTGATTAACAACCATTAATTTTCAAATTTTTCAGCTGACGAAACAAATTCTCTTGACATCCATTTATTTACTTACTAACTTTGTAATACAAAGTGCTTTTTAAAAACAAAAACGTTATGGTTATTAAAGAAGATAAAAAAGAAGAGCAGCTGAATAATCTGCAGGATATAAGAAAATTAATGGACCGCTCAAGCAGGTTCAGTGCATTATCCGGTATTTCCAGTATAACTGCCGGTATAATTGCAATCTTCGGATGTTTGTATGTTGCTTTTCAGCTTGACTTCCCGATTTACGCTCAGGCGCAAAATATAATGCACTGGAATAATACTCCGTCAGAAAAAATCACAATAAAATTTCTCATAACAACAGGATTTGCAGTTGCATTCCTATCCTTTTTTGCATTTTTGCTGTTCGCAAATCAGAAAGCAAAAAAATATAATATAAAGTTATTTAACAGCACGGGAAAAAAATTCATTTTCAATCATGTACTGTTTTTATTGTGCGGTGGATTGTTTGCAGCAATTCTTTTTTATTACAGCACTTATTTACTTATTGTCCCGGCTCTGCTGATATTTTATGGTCTTGCTCTGATAAACATCAGTAAATTTTCTTATGATACAATCAGAAATCTGGGTATCATTGAAATAATTTTAGGATTTATTCTTTGCCTTATTCCTGTATATTCTTTTTTATTTTTCTTCATAGGCTTCGGCGTCTTACATATAATTTATGGTTTGATACTGCACTTTAAATATGATAATCAGTCAGAATGAACAACATTATAAACGGTCTCGATAAATTACTTGAAAGTAGGGTGCGGCTAGGCGTAATGTCAATTCTTTCTGTCAATGAATCTATGGATTTTAACGCGTTAAAAGAAA
The genomic region above belongs to Bacteroidota bacterium and contains:
- the uvrB gene encoding excinuclease ABC subunit UvrB, which encodes MKYQLESSYKPKGDQPQAIKELTEGVRRGDKHQTFLGVTGSGKTFSISNVIQNIGRPVLVMSHNKTLAAQLYGEFKKFFPNNRVEFFISYYDYFQPEAYIPSSDTYIQKDLSINEEIDRLRLRATASILEGRKDVIVVSSVSCIYGIGAPEEYAEQMIVLKRGQKITRKQLLSNLIDIHYVRNDIDFKRGTFRVRGDTVEIIAAYEDETGIRVEMFDDRIEKISYINRADGKVIGVDESCVLYPAKYFVTNKEKLENSIVNIRAELEQQIEFFKQQGKFIEAQRIEQRTNFDIEMIQEIGYCNGIENYSRHLDGRPAGSRPSCLFDYFPKDFLLVVDESHVTIPQIGGMYNGDRMRKTTLVDYGFRLPSALDNRPMTFAEWESMVNQAIYVSATPGDYELTKSEGVVVEQIIRPTGLLDPQIEVRPVKNQIDDLINEIRVRAAKKERTLVTTLTKRMSEDLTDYLIGIGIRVKYMHSEVDSLERITLLRSLRLGEYDALIGVNLLREGLDLPEVSLVAILDADKEGFLRSEKSLMQTAGRTARNSNGLVIMYADKITDSMDKVIKETTRRRIIQTEYNEKHGIEPTTILKSYEEIMSATIVADNKTKYDERKGKKAPERKKSSLSIITDPVQNKINKEQRKELIDQLRKEMVNAAKDLEFERAAELRDEITRLET
- a CDS encoding GNAT family N-acetyltransferase: MSIQLIKDKTVLEKFFRKNTALNIYQLGDLDEFYWPHTEFYGYYDNDELKSVVMIYREANPNVVIALSNENNIENLKKAISQMSDILPDKIYFHISTGIENVLEENYTLNHEGKYLKMSLTDSSKLDNIDITNVEQFTIVNKEELNAFYEDAYPGNSFIERMLETGMFYGIREEGKIEAVAGIHVYSPEYKVAALGSITTHPNSRGKGYATKVTACLCKELFKNVEVIGLNVHSENSTAIHCYEKLGFVKIADYLEITAICK
- a CDS encoding ATP-dependent Clp protease adaptor ClpS; the encoded protein is MSLVMGIKELEKEIHFDDTDEMRRLILYNSNHFYDDVITQLQKATGYDIIQCEQIAIIAHTKGKAVVKSGEMEELNQINSVLKEINLITEIV
- the dacB gene encoding D-alanyl-D-alanine carboxypeptidase/D-alanyl-D-alanine-endopeptidase; this translates as MKRKLSILVFLFFVFSNLHAVTKLEALQSRIDSIVNSVNYSVSVQIVSADKYDVLYSYNPQKKMIPASISKVVTSIAAINYLGPGYEFKTIIYTDDNNIADGVINGNLYIKGYGDPDLNSNDIRYLAKNILAKNITSITGNIIYDESFLDDTYYGLANYYSNDTKKQYWPYVNALALDKNSGGYNPASSAASLLQTELQSGNVQLGGIIVAGVTPTGAKQITDVSHSIFDVMTYMNKTSDNHSAITMFKVIGAKYKGAPGTLEKGQEAVNDFLVGMGNSRSSFEILEGSGLTRYNAVTSDLYIRMLKYMYDDEKIFDFFYRTLPIAGKDGTLSKRMIGTEAEGNIHAKTGTINSVSTLSGYAVSRDSELLIFFIAMNGFGGSSTGPRDKQDYICEAICQFSRK
- a CDS encoding NUDIX domain-containing protein, which encodes MESNKKEKVSAKIVNDKSIGIIVFLYKDNQVYFLLIRHSGGHWAFPKGHPDKHETEIQTARRELLEETGIDDIELISDKILLEDRYKFSGHKGELIHKTVYYYIAEVNNDFVKVDGEEISAYKWCTLEESFAFLVHSETIILINKAYKFIYEFKNEKKA
- the mazG gene encoding nucleoside triphosphate pyrophosphohydrolase, whose translation is MAEQDKKDYNKTDKETLEKFKEFVDVVYRLRKECPWDKEQTHQSLRRCLLEESYEVLEAIDKNDKLELKKELGDLILQVIFHSILGEETGDFTLKEVLEGETAKLIYRHPHVFGEKSDINSTQVKQNWEKLKMKEGRNSVIDGIPAELPALFKAYRMQEKASKIGFDWKEKEPVYNKILEEVNELKENIEAGKPHEDIEDEFGDVLFSIVNYARFINVNPEDALRRTIEKFSSRFREMEKGFIDEGRDIHALTLEEMDERWNQIKKKK
- a CDS encoding RidA family protein; translation: MSDEKINSSKAPEPVGLYPHARRVGNLLFLSGVGPRERGSKKIPGVKLDEKGNITSYDIETQCHSVFKNVRYILEDAGSSWDKLVDVTVFLTNMKDDFATYNKIYAEYFKDNQPCRTTIEIKSLPTPIAIELKCIAVID